AGAACCCGCCCCGGCGGCGGAGCACGATCTTGTCGAACAGTGCGGCCTCGGTGAGTTCGATCGTCTCGCCGAGGTGCACGCTCAGATTTTCGAAGGGGACCCGGGTCAGGTGTCGCTCCTGCAGCACGCGCAGGGCGGCCAGGTCGGCCACGGCGGGCACCGGCAGGTCCAGGCGGGCGAGGTAGGCGTCGACATCCATGGGCCCACTCTCACACCTTGAGCGCACTGGAGGTCAAGCGAAATACGAACGGGGCCCCTCCGGTGCGGAGGAACCCCGTTCGGTGAAAGTGCTGTGCTTCAGCCCAGCAGCAGGCCGTTGCCGCCGGCCACGGCGTTCTCGAACCGCTTGCTGATCTCGGCCCAGTTGAAGATGTTCCAGAGGGCCTTGACGTAGTCCGGCTTCACGTTCTTGTAGTCCAGGTAGAACGCGTGCTCCCACACGTCGACCAGCAGGATCGGCGTGGTCGGCAGGATCAGGTTGTTGTGGTGGTCGCGCAGCTGCTGGGTGATCAGCGTCTTGCCGATCGGGTCCCAGGACAGCGCACCCCAGCCGTTGCCCTGAATCGTGGTGGAGACCGCGGTGAACTGGGCCTTGAACTTGTCGAACGAGCCGAACGCCTCGTCGATCGCGGCGGCCAGCTCACCGGTCGGCTTGTCGCCGCCTTCCGGGGACAGGATCTTCCACCAGATCACGTGGTTGGCGTGCCCGGCCAGGTTGAACGCCAGCGTGGTCTCCAGGCCGACGATCGAGCCGAAGTCGTTCGCCTCGCGCGCGGCCGCGATCTTGTCCAGGGTGTCGTTCGCGCCCTTGACGTAGGTCGCGTGGTGCTTGCTGTGGTGCAGCTCGTTGATCTCGCCCGAGATGTGCGGCGCGAGGGCGCCGTAGTCGTAGTCGAGTTCGGGCAGCTCGTAGCGGGCCATTGGCCCTCCTAACTGTCTTCGACGCAAGTTCGTACAGTCGAACCTAGTAGCACACCGGTGTTCCCGGCGAACGGGGGCGACGTCGTGGGACAAGGTCGGCTTACCCGGGCGCGGGTGGTGTGAAACCGAGCCTCATACCTCCACTCGGCTCGAGGTCAACGGTCTGTGACCCGGTTCATGGACCGGTCAGCCGCAGCTCGGCGGCCAGTTCGTCGAAGACGGCGATGTTGTGTTCGAACGCCACGGTGCTCTCGCCGATCACCCGTGCGTGATCCTGCTCGCTCCACGGCGCCTGGTCCAGCTTCGCCCGGTACCGGTCGCGGAACGCGGGCGCGCTGCCGATCAGGTCGAAGTGGTAGAAGCGCACGCCCTCCTCGGCGAGGTCGAACTTCTTCTCCAGCAGCCGCCGGATGGCCTGGCCGCCGGCGATGTCGCCGAGGTAGCGGGTGTAGTGGTGGGCCACGTAGCCGCCGGCCCAGCCGGCGGCCTCGGCGATCCGCGCGGTGTAGGCCTCGGTGGCCGGCAGCGGCCGGATCGTGTCGCGCCAGTCCGGGCCGACCAGGTGGCCGAGGTCCCGTTCCAGCGAAGGCAGCCGGCGCAGCTCGTCGAACACGAACTCGCGGCCGATCGCGTCCGCGGCCATCATGTCGCTGGCGCGCTCGATCGCCCGGTAGATGAAGTAGTACTGGACGGCCAGCCGGGTGTAGCCGGCCAGTGGCAGCTCCCCGCCGAACAGGGCGCTCATGTACCGGGAATGGTTGGCCCGCTGGTGCACCGGCCAGGTGGAGGCGCGCAGGCGCTGGGAGAACGGGGATGCGTCGACGTCTGCGGTCACCTGCATGGCGGCCCCTCCGGCGGTCGATCTGACATGTTGTCAGAAAGACTGTAGGCCGGAATCCCGGCTTAGGCTAGCCTAAATCGGGGATCAGCCGGGAAATTCCACCGAGCCGATCGCCTGCCGCACGAACCGGATCGCGGTGTCGATCACCTCGGCCAGCCGGCCGGGGGGCACGTCGATCACCTGACGGCTGCCCAGCGCGGCGGTGATCATGGGGATCACCACGTCCACATCCTGGGCGGGCCAGCTGCCCGCGTCGACCCCGGCGAGCAGCACCGTCCGCAGCACTCCGGTGATCGGATCGCCGTGCGCGCTGATCCGCCGGTAGGCCGACGGGGCGAGTGCGGATTCCAGCGCGGTGCCCGGCGGCAGGTGATGCTCGGCGAGCACGCGCAACTGCAACCGGACGAACGCGGCCAGCTGCGCGACCGGGTCCGTCTCCGCTTCCACGGCCTCGCGCAGCCGCTCGACGTACCGCGCCGACTCGTCCTCGACGAACGCGACGAGCAGGCTTTCCTTGTCCGGAAAGTGGTTGTACAACGCACTCCGGCCGACGCCCGCCGCCGCGGCCACGCCGGACAGCGTGATCGCGTCGAACCCGCGCTCGTAGAGCTGAACGCGCAGCACCTCGAACACCCGCGTGCGCACCTCACGGCGGTGCGCTTCGAGCGAACCGCCGAGCACCTTGGGCATCCGGGTCACCCCCCTTCCGGAGACACTGTAGGGGAAGGGTCGCGGTGGTTCAGTCCGCGAGCGGCCAGGTGTGCACCGGCTCGCCGAGCTCCGACAGTTCCAGGTATCGGCCGAGCATCCGGTTCAGCGCGGTGTCCCGGTCGGCGCCGCGGGCTTCGGCGCGCTGGACGTACTCCCGTTGCCAGCTCGCGCCGTTGCGCCTGGCGAGGCACCGGCGTTCGATGATGCCGAGGTAACGCACGCGTGCCTCGTCGGAGACGTCGGAGCGGCGCAGCCCCTCGTGTGCCAGCGGGAGCAGCACGCGCAGGGCCAGCTCGTCCGGCGGCACCCAGCCGATGCCCGGCCAGTACAGCTGCGCGTCGAAGCCGTTGCGTGCGCCCGAGTACAGATTCTCTTCCGCGGCTTGGAAGGACATCTGCGTCCAGATCGGGCGCTCCTCCTCGGCGAGCGCGCGTTGCGCGCCGTAGAAGAACGCGGCGTTCGCGACCACGTCGGCCACCGTCGGCCCGGCGGGCAGCACGCGGTTCTCCACCCGCAGGTGCGGCAGGCCGTCGACCACGTCGTAGACCGGCCGGTTCCAGCGCCAGATCGTGCCGTTGTGCATGCGCAGCTCGGAAAGCCGGGGCGCCTGCCCGGATTCCAGGGTTTCGAGCGGATCCTCGGTGTCGGTTTCCGGCAGCAGGCCGGGGAAGTAGCGGACGTTTTCCTCGAACAGGTCGAAGATCGAGGTGATCCAGCGCTCGCCGAACCAGACCCGCGGCCGCACGCCCTGGTTCTTCAGCTCCTCGGGCCGGGTGTCGGTGGCCTGCTGGAACAACGGGATCCGGGTTTCGTGCCACAATGCCTTGCCCAGCAGGAAAGGCGAGTTCGCGGCGAGCGCGATCTGGGCGCCCGCCAGGCATTGCGCGGCGTTCCAGTGCGCGGCGAACTCCTCGGGAGCCACCTGCAGGTGCAGCTGCACCGAGGTGCAGGCGGCTTCCGGAAGAATGGATTCCGCATAGCTGCGCAGGCGTTCCGGCTGCGCGCCGGGTAGCGCGGCGCCGTCCATCACCAGCGCCATCCGCTCACCGCGGGCGGCGAAGATCTCGTCATTGAGTG
This Amycolatopsis sulphurea DNA region includes the following protein-coding sequences:
- a CDS encoding superoxide dismutase — translated: MARYELPELDYDYGALAPHISGEINELHHSKHHATYVKGANDTLDKIAAAREANDFGSIVGLETTLAFNLAGHANHVIWWKILSPEGGDKPTGELAAAIDEAFGSFDKFKAQFTAVSTTIQGNGWGALSWDPIGKTLITQQLRDHHNNLILPTTPILLVDVWEHAFYLDYKNVKPDYVKALWNIFNWAEISKRFENAVAGGNGLLLG
- a CDS encoding heme oxygenase (biliverdin-producing), which codes for MQVTADVDASPFSQRLRASTWPVHQRANHSRYMSALFGGELPLAGYTRLAVQYYFIYRAIERASDMMAADAIGREFVFDELRRLPSLERDLGHLVGPDWRDTIRPLPATEAYTARIAEAAGWAGGYVAHHYTRYLGDIAGGQAIRRLLEKKFDLAEEGVRFYHFDLIGSAPAFRDRYRAKLDQAPWSEQDHARVIGESTVAFEHNIAVFDELAAELRLTGP
- a CDS encoding TetR/AcrR family transcriptional regulator, whose protein sequence is MPKVLGGSLEAHRREVRTRVFEVLRVQLYERGFDAITLSGVAAAAGVGRSALYNHFPDKESLLVAFVEDESARYVERLREAVEAETDPVAQLAAFVRLQLRVLAEHHLPPGTALESALAPSAYRRISAHGDPITGVLRTVLLAGVDAGSWPAQDVDVVIPMITAALGSRQVIDVPPGRLAEVIDTAIRFVRQAIGSVEFPG
- a CDS encoding glutamate-cysteine ligase family protein, whose amino-acid sequence is MGTDLSATPRLLDRGRYRRKVQRCLDTLARMLTDGSFSFPRKNIGLEVELNLVDQRLRPSMSNSAVLDALDDPSFTTELGQHNLELNVPPRPLAGDSALQLENDLHAYLGKAAGTAGGTGVTLAMIGILPTLGQEHFDQKWLTNKARYSTLNDEIFAARGERMALVMDGAALPGAQPERLRSYAESILPEAACTSVQLHLQVAPEEFAAHWNAAQCLAGAQIALAANSPFLLGKALWHETRIPLFQQATDTRPEELKNQGVRPRVWFGERWITSIFDLFEENVRYFPGLLPETDTEDPLETLESGQAPRLSELRMHNGTIWRWNRPVYDVVDGLPHLRVENRVLPAGPTVADVVANAAFFYGAQRALAEEERPIWTQMSFQAAEENLYSGARNGFDAQLYWPGIGWVPPDELALRVLLPLAHEGLRRSDVSDEARVRYLGIIERRCLARRNGASWQREYVQRAEARGADRDTALNRMLGRYLELSELGEPVHTWPLAD